One part of the Aurantibacillus circumpalustris genome encodes these proteins:
- a CDS encoding T9SS type A sorting domain-containing protein, giving the protein MRSLYPLIVFLFFYCVLFSQNYNYYFGNLHAHTAFSDGNKDSVSSGVGRPDGSYGYAKLSNNFDFLGISEHNHYSSNHNPGFKQPLYQTGLTMANTANQDGSFLALFGMEYGVSSEFNGHVLIYGFNQLIGWETGVGGLSGNNYDVFNAKTDYDGIFKKVKNNPNAFAYLAHPDFSDYTTDGTYATALSNKPYNAAYDSAIVGMPLRSGLASSAMTNYNDYSQGNYFNYYKKMLYQGYHLGIGYDHDNHYTNFGRSNGGRLVIIAPSLSRANLNTAMKQMNFYGSDDSNAKIDFNLNGSIMGSIISGTVYPTFNVVHNDPDGEEADTIKIWKGYKNSGGLWASIVHILNGNNTTTFTDLNIVSNREYYYFAEIKQGDGQWIVTSPIWYTALAPLSVKENDNKIAFNYFPNPVSKKLNISLATCDDYVISITDVSGKLIVEETIFSSEFKLDLSNIRPGLYSLNVKSNKDSVSRKLIVE; this is encoded by the coding sequence ATGAGATCGCTTTATCCATTAATAGTTTTTCTGTTTTTTTATTGCGTTTTATTCTCCCAAAATTATAATTACTATTTTGGAAATCTTCACGCACATACTGCATTCAGCGATGGTAACAAAGACTCAGTAAGTTCAGGTGTTGGGAGACCCGATGGAAGTTATGGTTATGCCAAACTCAGTAACAATTTCGATTTTTTAGGAATTTCAGAACACAATCATTACTCCAGTAATCATAACCCTGGCTTTAAACAACCGCTTTATCAAACAGGCTTAACGATGGCTAATACTGCAAATCAAGACGGATCCTTTTTGGCATTGTTTGGAATGGAATATGGTGTGTCGTCAGAATTTAACGGACATGTATTAATTTACGGGTTTAATCAATTGATAGGTTGGGAGACTGGTGTTGGTGGTTTATCAGGAAATAATTACGATGTTTTTAATGCAAAAACAGATTATGATGGGATCTTTAAAAAAGTAAAAAATAATCCAAATGCATTTGCTTATCTGGCGCACCCTGATTTTAGTGATTATACAACAGATGGCACTTATGCTACAGCTCTTTCGAACAAACCTTATAATGCAGCCTACGATAGTGCAATCGTTGGAATGCCTTTAAGAAGTGGATTGGCATCAAGCGCTATGACTAATTACAATGATTATTCGCAAGGAAATTATTTTAATTATTATAAGAAAATGTTGTATCAAGGTTATCATTTAGGCATTGGTTACGATCATGATAATCATTACACGAATTTTGGAAGAAGTAATGGCGGAAGACTTGTTATCATTGCTCCTTCATTGAGCCGCGCTAATTTAAATACAGCTATGAAACAAATGAATTTTTATGGCAGCGATGATTCAAATGCAAAAATTGATTTTAATTTGAATGGATCAATAATGGGCTCTATTATTTCCGGAACCGTTTATCCGACGTTTAATGTTGTTCATAATGATCCTGACGGAGAAGAGGCCGACACAATAAAAATATGGAAAGGTTATAAAAATAGTGGCGGACTTTGGGCGAGTATCGTCCATATTTTAAATGGAAATAATACAACAACTTTTACGGATTTAAATATTGTGTCAAACAGGGAGTACTATTATTTTGCGGAAATAAAACAGGGTGATGGACAGTGGATCGTAACATCACCGATCTGGTACACAGCTTTGGCGCCATTGTCTGTTAAGGAAAACGACAATAAAATTGCATTTAATTATTTTCCGAATCCGGTTTCAAAAAAATTGAATATTAGTTTGGCCACATGCGATGATTATGTTATTTCAATCACGGACGTTTCTGGAAAATTAATTGTTGAGGAGACTATTTTTTCAAGCGAATTTAAATTGGACTTATCAAACATAAGACCTGGGCTTTATTCCCTAAACGTAAAAAGCAATAAGGATTCAGTTTCTAGAAAATTAATTGTAGAATAA
- a CDS encoding L-threonylcarbamoyladenylate synthase, producing the protein MAEIGKNTDHAADLLLKGKLVAIPTETVYGLAANALNETAVLSIFEAKQRPFFDPLIIHVHSREAAKKYANFNDPRLIKLADTFWPGPLTLLVPKKENIPALVTSGLEQVAVRVPDHSLTLELLKKIDLPLAAPSANPFGYVSPTEPQHVNKQLSDQVDYILDGGYSNVGIESTIVGIEEDKVCVFRLGGLAIEEIEKVIGSVELRLNQSSNPKAPGQLKNHYAPKKSLFIGNLEDLIHEHKTKKIAVICFGERMIAEKNCVIFNLSKTKNLHEAALNLFKFLRLADDSDSEVVLCELLPDEGLGRAINDRLRRAATK; encoded by the coding sequence GTGGCAGAAATTGGAAAAAATACAGATCATGCAGCAGATCTACTGCTAAAAGGCAAATTGGTGGCGATCCCTACTGAAACGGTTTACGGTTTGGCGGCAAATGCGCTCAATGAAACCGCTGTACTTTCAATTTTCGAAGCCAAACAACGCCCCTTTTTTGACCCTTTGATTATACATGTTCATTCACGTGAAGCGGCAAAAAAATACGCGAATTTTAATGACCCAAGACTAATAAAGCTTGCTGACACCTTCTGGCCAGGACCTTTAACGCTGTTAGTTCCTAAAAAAGAAAACATTCCTGCTTTAGTAACGTCAGGGCTCGAGCAAGTAGCTGTGAGGGTTCCAGATCATTCGCTTACCCTAGAACTATTAAAGAAAATAGATTTACCACTTGCAGCACCAAGCGCCAATCCCTTCGGCTATGTGAGTCCTACCGAACCTCAACACGTAAATAAACAACTTAGCGATCAAGTAGATTATATTCTTGATGGTGGTTATTCCAATGTTGGCATTGAGTCAACTATTGTTGGCATTGAAGAAGATAAAGTATGTGTTTTTCGTTTGGGTGGATTAGCAATTGAAGAGATCGAAAAAGTTATTGGTAGTGTAGAATTACGACTTAATCAATCGAGTAACCCGAAAGCGCCGGGACAATTAAAAAATCATTACGCTCCAAAAAAGTCTTTGTTTATTGGGAATTTGGAGGATCTTATTCACGAACATAAAACAAAAAAGATAGCAGTTATTTGTTTTGGTGAAAGAATGATCGCTGAAAAAAATTGTGTGATATTCAATTTATCAAAAACAAAAAACCTTCATGAAGCAGCATTAAATCTTTTTAAGTTTTTAAGATTGGCCGACGATAGTGATTCTGAAGTCGTACTGTGCGAACTTTTACCAGATGAAGGTCTCGGCAGAGCTATCAATGACCGATTAAGAAGAGCGGCCACTAAATAA
- the hpt gene encoding hypoxanthine phosphoribosyltransferase, protein MSKVITIKDKQFKPYINRQKIAEAVKVLADAINSDLKDECPIFLAVLNGSFMFAADLLKEITIPCEISFVKLSSYTGMSSSGNVTELIGLNEDISGRSVVIIEDIVDSGLTLERLTEILKEKNVKQIKTATILFKPASYKKNYQLDYVGFNIPDDFVVGYGLDYEGLGRNLKEIHVLA, encoded by the coding sequence ATGAGCAAGGTTATAACAATAAAGGATAAGCAGTTTAAGCCATACATTAATAGGCAAAAGATTGCAGAAGCTGTAAAAGTTCTTGCCGATGCAATAAATTCAGATCTTAAAGATGAGTGTCCGATTTTTTTGGCAGTTTTAAACGGTTCGTTTATGTTTGCCGCAGATCTTTTGAAGGAAATAACCATTCCTTGTGAAATTTCATTTGTAAAACTTTCAAGTTATACTGGAATGTCGAGCAGTGGAAACGTAACGGAACTTATTGGTTTAAATGAAGACATAAGTGGACGAAGTGTTGTTATTATTGAAGATATTGTGGACAGTGGTTTAACGCTTGAACGATTAACAGAAATATTAAAAGAGAAAAACGTAAAACAAATTAAAACGGCAACAATATTATTTAAACCCGCTTCTTACAAAAAGAATTACCAGTTGGATTATGTTGGATTTAATATTCCAGATGATTTTGTTGTTGGATATGGTTTGGACTACGAAGGACTAGGAAGAAATTTAAAAGAGATTCACGTATTAGCTTAA
- a CDS encoding adenylate kinase: MEKMLNIVLFGPPGAGKGTQSENLISKYGLVHLSTGDILRSEIARGTSLGTKAKEIMDRGELVSDEIVIGMIESKLDENTHAKGFIFDGFPRTAAQAVALDDLLQKKGTGISGMLALEVDDEELTKRLLLRGRDSGRPDDRDETVIRRRIQEYNNKTLPLKNYYHEQGKFHSIDGIGTIDEIFKSLVERIVFLNAEMDLTALETDLEHLDLTIQDFEVADDIAPELLLEIDAIKRAEAEEEEEKRAKVKISKQSTVSSKQSAAGSSKAPVKKSSPKKASAKKKVAVKKAVAKKPVKKAGPKKAAKKVAKASKKVTKKPIKKASKKKVTPKKTSPKKVVAKKKVAKKIVKKVVKKLEKKATAKNKKRK, translated from the coding sequence ATGGAAAAAATGTTGAACATAGTTTTATTTGGCCCTCCAGGAGCAGGAAAGGGTACACAGTCAGAAAACCTGATCAGTAAGTATGGATTGGTGCACCTTAGTACCGGAGATATTTTGCGTTCAGAGATCGCACGTGGTACAAGCCTTGGTACCAAAGCCAAAGAAATAATGGATAGAGGTGAGTTAGTAAGTGATGAAATTGTAATTGGTATGATTGAATCAAAACTAGATGAAAACACACACGCCAAAGGATTTATATTTGATGGATTCCCGAGAACAGCAGCACAAGCGGTAGCTTTGGATGATCTCTTGCAGAAAAAAGGAACGGGTATTAGCGGTATGTTAGCTTTAGAAGTAGATGATGAAGAATTGACAAAACGATTATTACTTCGCGGAAGAGATAGTGGTAGACCAGATGATCGTGATGAAACCGTTATTCGTCGCCGTATTCAAGAGTACAATAATAAAACATTGCCTTTAAAAAATTATTACCACGAGCAAGGTAAGTTTCATTCAATAGATGGCATTGGCACCATCGATGAAATTTTTAAATCGTTAGTAGAGCGCATTGTTTTTTTAAATGCTGAGATGGATTTAACAGCATTAGAAACCGATTTAGAGCATTTGGATTTGACGATTCAAGATTTTGAAGTTGCAGATGATATTGCTCCTGAGTTACTTTTGGAGATTGACGCCATCAAACGTGCAGAGGCTGAAGAAGAAGAAGAGAAAAGAGCGAAGGTGAAAATAAGTAAGCAGTCAACAGTTAGCAGTAAGCAATCGGCAGCAGGTAGCAGTAAGGCACCTGTAAAAAAATCATCTCCTAAAAAAGCGTCAGCTAAGAAAAAAGTTGCAGTGAAAAAAGCTGTTGCTAAGAAACCGGTAAAAAAAGCGGGTCCTAAAAAAGCAGCGAAGAAAGTTGCTAAAGCTTCTAAGAAAGTTACCAAGAAACCAATCAAAAAAGCATCAAAAAAGAAAGTGACTCCTAAAAAAACAAGCCCGAAAAAAGTAGTTGCAAAAAAGAAAGTCGCAAAAAAAATAGTGAAGAAAGTAGTTAAGAAACTTGAAAAAAAAGCAACTGCAAAGAATAAAAAGCGCAAATAA
- the obgE gene encoding GTPase ObgE, which produces MDNSNFVDYVKICCRTGKGGAGSIHFHRDKFTSMGGPDGGNGGRGGHIILKGNKQLWTLIHLKYRKHIIAEPGVGGSSSNSSGKQGKDEYLEVPLGTVARDEETGEIQFEITEDGQEVILVQGGRGGLGNANFKNSTLQSPQFAQPGEPGKTEWKILELKVLADVGLVGFPNAGKSTLLSVVSAAKPEIANYPFTTLVPNLGIVSYRDYKSFVMADIPGIIEGAHEGKGIGLRFLRHIERNSSLLFLVPCDTKDIVEEYKILLNELKQFNPELLDKKRILAISKSDMLDDELEKEMRKDLEKKLKGKLKVPYIFFSSASQKNLVELKDMLWRQLNEYDFE; this is translated from the coding sequence ATGGATAATAGCAATTTTGTTGATTACGTAAAGATTTGTTGCAGAACGGGAAAAGGAGGAGCAGGATCCATTCATTTTCACCGTGATAAATTTACTTCTATGGGTGGTCCGGACGGTGGTAATGGCGGACGAGGCGGACATATTATTTTAAAGGGAAACAAACAATTGTGGACTTTAATTCATCTAAAGTACCGAAAGCATATTATTGCAGAGCCCGGTGTTGGTGGTTCGAGCAGCAATAGTTCTGGTAAACAAGGAAAAGATGAATACCTGGAAGTGCCATTAGGAACCGTTGCCAGAGATGAAGAGACTGGTGAAATTCAATTTGAAATAACAGAAGATGGTCAGGAAGTAATTCTTGTACAAGGCGGTCGCGGTGGTTTAGGAAATGCGAATTTCAAGAACAGTACTTTGCAGAGTCCTCAATTTGCTCAACCAGGGGAGCCTGGTAAAACGGAATGGAAAATTCTTGAGTTAAAAGTTTTGGCGGATGTTGGTTTGGTTGGTTTTCCAAATGCAGGAAAATCTACACTGTTATCTGTTGTGAGCGCTGCTAAACCAGAGATTGCGAATTATCCTTTTACTACCTTGGTTCCTAATTTAGGAATTGTAAGTTACCGTGATTACAAAAGTTTTGTGATGGCTGATATTCCGGGAATTATTGAAGGAGCGCATGAAGGAAAGGGGATCGGCTTAAGGTTTTTAAGGCACATTGAACGTAACTCGTCCTTACTTTTTTTAGTCCCTTGTGATACGAAGGACATTGTTGAAGAGTATAAAATTTTATTAAATGAATTAAAGCAGTTCAATCCTGAATTGTTGGATAAAAAACGCATTCTAGCTATCAGTAAAAGTGATATGCTGGATGATGAGTTAGAAAAAGAAATGCGTAAAGATTTGGAGAAGAAACTAAAAGGCAAACTCAAAGTACCCTACATTTTCTTTTCGTCTGCTAGCCAAAAAAATCTAGTAGAGCTGAAAGATATGCTTTGGAGGCAATTAAATGAGTACGATTTTGAGTAA
- the rpmI gene encoding 50S ribosomal protein L35, whose amino-acid sequence MPKMKTNSSAKKRFQLTGTGKIKRKHAYKSHILTKKEKDRKRGLTKTGLVSKQDTPNVKFMLGI is encoded by the coding sequence ATGCCAAAAATGAAAACTAATTCCAGTGCTAAAAAGCGTTTTCAGCTTACTGGAACAGGTAAAATTAAAAGAAAGCATGCTTACAAAAGTCACATCTTAACCAAAAAGGAAAAAGACCGTAAACGCGGTTTAACTAAGACAGGACTAGTAAGCAAGCAAGATACTCCGAACGTGAAATTCATGTTAGGAATCTAA